The Pelistega ratti genome window below encodes:
- a CDS encoding polysaccharide deacetylase family protein, whose protein sequence is MTTSAKIVPVLRYRHITPNGGDFNCLPTYFDEQMEHLAYQGFTTLSATEFASFLNGGEVPAKSVFITFDGGFLDNYVFAYPILKKYILKASVFLSASFIKEGIIRSTYESGEILPFCPPHDECKRRIYAGHPETVMMNWDEVRYLKSSGIFDFHSLGYTQTRWEQQVNEEGKNMAMTKELEMSRAILQQELGEVSEHFCWPNGYFDEDYITLAKEAGFHYLYTTDFMGENYPHMDSTHIYRIDAPNKGGFFFSYRLWLARHPKIGHIYNRYALKRLAK, encoded by the coding sequence GTGACGACATCAGCAAAAATAGTTCCTGTCTTACGCTATAGGCATATCACCCCCAATGGGGGTGATTTCAATTGTTTACCGACATATTTTGATGAGCAGATGGAGCATCTTGCCTATCAAGGGTTTACGACCTTATCCGCTACTGAATTTGCCTCTTTTCTTAATGGTGGTGAAGTACCTGCTAAGTCAGTCTTTATTACATTTGATGGGGGATTTTTGGATAATTATGTTTTTGCTTACCCTATTTTAAAAAAATATATTTTAAAAGCAAGTGTTTTTCTGAGTGCCTCTTTTATCAAAGAAGGTATTATCCGCTCAACCTATGAGAGTGGTGAAATATTACCCTTTTGTCCACCCCATGATGAATGTAAACGAAGAATCTATGCAGGGCATCCTGAAACGGTTATGATGAATTGGGATGAAGTGAGATATTTAAAATCAAGTGGTATTTTTGATTTTCATAGCCTTGGCTATACCCAAACACGGTGGGAGCAACAAGTAAATGAAGAGGGAAAAAATATGGCAATGACAAAAGAATTAGAAATGAGTCGCGCCATTTTACAACAAGAATTAGGTGAGGTAAGTGAGCATTTTTGTTGGCCAAATGGCTATTTTGATGAAGACTATATCACGCTAGCGAAAGAAGCAGGATTTCATTATTTATATACAACTGATTTTATGGGAGAGAATTATCCTCATATGGATAGTACCCATATCTATAGAATAGATGCCCCTAATAAAGGTGGTTTTTTCTTTTCTTATCGTTTATGGTTAGCAAGACATCCTAAAATAGGGCATATTTACAACAGATATGCCTTAAAGAGACTTGCCAAATAA
- the dcm gene encoding DNA (cytosine-5-)-methyltransferase has translation MSNINWSKLSFIDLFAGIGGFHQALGSFGAQCVFASEIDKYASQTYFENYGIKPFGDITKINESDIPKHDILCGGFPCQAFSISGKQLGFSDTRGTLFFEIARIIKYHSPKIIFLENVKNFAKHDSGNTLNIVLKTLDELGYNVFYKVLNASNFKLPQNRERVYFVGFRKDLNINNFSFPLGSGEPVALCDFLEDNPDDVKFIQRDDIVFNKKIEIHSDLIDDIVLPNKPIQIGIVGKGGQGERIYHPLGHAITLSAYGGGVGSKTGLYQINGKIRKLSPRECARIQGFPDSFKIISNKTQAYQQFGNSVAVNVLKAIVAKIEEVLYDKL, from the coding sequence ATGAGTAATATTAATTGGAGTAAATTATCATTTATTGATTTATTTGCAGGTATTGGTGGTTTCCATCAAGCCTTAGGTTCATTTGGGGCTCAATGTGTTTTTGCTAGTGAAATAGATAAGTATGCAAGTCAAACATATTTTGAAAATTATGGTATAAAACCATTTGGTGATATAACAAAAATTAATGAAAGTGATATTCCAAAACATGATATTTTATGTGGAGGGTTTCCGTGTCAAGCTTTTTCTATTTCAGGTAAACAGCTAGGCTTTAGTGATACTAGAGGAACATTATTTTTTGAAATAGCTCGTATTATTAAGTACCACTCTCCTAAAATTATTTTCTTAGAAAATGTAAAAAACTTCGCAAAACATGATAGTGGAAATACATTAAATATAGTATTAAAAACATTAGATGAATTGGGTTATAACGTTTTTTATAAAGTATTAAATGCTTCTAATTTTAAATTGCCTCAAAATAGAGAGAGGGTTTATTTTGTGGGTTTTAGAAAAGATTTGAATATTAATAATTTTTCATTTCCTTTAGGAAGTGGTGAACCAGTAGCATTATGTGATTTTTTGGAAGATAATCCAGATGATGTAAAATTTATACAGCGTGATGATATTGTATTTAATAAAAAAATTGAAATACATAGTGATCTTATAGATGATATTGTATTACCAAATAAACCAATTCAAATAGGGATTGTAGGTAAAGGAGGGCAAGGGGAAAGGATTTATCATCCATTAGGTCATGCGATAACTTTATCTGCATATGGTGGAGGAGTTGGTTCTAAAACAGGGTTATATCAAATTAATGGAAAAATAAGAAAATTATCACCTCGAGAATGTGCGAGAATACAGGGTTTTCCTGATTCATTTAAAATTATTTCTAATAAAACACAAGCGTACCAACAGTTTGGTAATAGTGTAGCTGTTAATGTCTTAAAGGCGATTGTAGCTAAAATTGAAGAAGTTTTATACGATAAATTATAA
- the brnQ gene encoding branched-chain amino acid transport system II carrier protein: protein MSNHTNKSAFVATGLMLFALFFGAGNLIFPALMGQHAGENIFPAMAGFLITGAGLPLLGIIAVGYSSSRDLQDLASRVTPWYGILFTVSLYLAIGPLFAIPRTATTSFEIGLLPFISGKESQIIELLSFLGGNIPISVTKISLAVFAFVFFGLSYWLAINPGKLVDRIGRILTPALLISIAILVIYAAFSPMGAPQTPTNSYVGGSAFTQGILDGYQTMDALASLVFAIIVIDAVRSQGINDDRQVLSLTARAGFVAAFFLAVVYVFIAYMGATSVAGIGTVETGAQVLSKSAEYYFGDAGKTLLAIIVFLACLTTSVGLITACGEYFNRLIPSVSYGVWVTIFTIISFALSNFGLSTIISFSVPVLMLLYPLTVAIIALAFLNNLFGGKRIVYIMTILGTLPVALIDGWKTAYAMLIPKEQQSAEALVMQIDAFLNTQLPLYSQGLGWILPAATGFIIGIVLSKVSK from the coding sequence ATGTCTAATCATACAAATAAGTCAGCCTTTGTGGCGACAGGTTTAATGTTATTTGCACTTTTCTTCGGTGCAGGTAATCTTATTTTCCCAGCCTTAATGGGACAACACGCCGGAGAGAATATTTTCCCTGCAATGGCAGGATTTTTAATTACAGGAGCTGGGCTTCCCCTATTAGGGATTATTGCCGTAGGCTACTCAAGCTCTCGCGATTTACAAGACTTAGCATCTCGTGTTACACCATGGTATGGTATTTTGTTTACCGTATCACTCTACTTAGCCATTGGTCCTCTTTTTGCTATTCCACGGACAGCAACAACTTCTTTTGAAATCGGACTATTACCATTTATAAGTGGTAAAGAAAGTCAAATCATTGAGCTATTATCATTTCTAGGTGGTAATATACCAATATCAGTTACTAAAATATCACTTGCTGTTTTTGCCTTTGTCTTCTTCGGATTATCTTATTGGTTAGCGATTAATCCGGGCAAATTAGTGGATCGTATCGGACGCATTCTAACACCAGCCCTCTTAATTTCTATTGCTATTCTTGTTATTTATGCGGCTTTCTCACCAATGGGTGCGCCACAAACACCAACCAATAGTTATGTAGGAGGTAGTGCCTTTACACAAGGTATTCTTGATGGTTACCAAACGATGGATGCCCTTGCTTCACTTGTCTTTGCGATTATTGTGATTGATGCCGTTCGTTCCCAAGGTATTAATGATGACCGTCAGGTGCTTAGTTTAACGGCTCGTGCTGGTTTTGTTGCGGCATTCTTCTTAGCGGTTGTTTATGTCTTTATTGCCTATATGGGTGCTACAAGTGTCGCAGGGATTGGCACAGTAGAAACAGGCGCACAAGTCCTTTCTAAAAGCGCAGAATATTACTTTGGTGATGCAGGTAAGACTTTATTAGCTATTATTGTATTCCTTGCTTGCTTAACGACCTCTGTAGGGTTAATTACCGCTTGCGGTGAATATTTCAATCGTCTTATTCCATCCGTTTCTTACGGCGTATGGGTCACTATTTTTACTATTATCTCATTTGCTCTATCTAACTTTGGATTAAGTACCATTATTAGCTTCTCAGTCCCTGTATTAATGCTATTGTATCCATTAACAGTCGCCATTATTGCATTGGCTTTCCTCAATAATCTTTTTGGTGGTAAGCGTATTGTTTATATTATGACTATTCTCGGTACATTGCCTGTTGCTTTAATTGATGGTTGGAAAACAGCTTATGCCATGTTAATTCCAAAAGAACAACAAAGTGCAGAGGCTTTAGTGATGCAAATTGATGCATTCTTAAATACGCAATTACCTCTTTATAGCCAAGGTTTAGGCTGGATTTTACCAGCAGCTACTGGTTTTATTATTGGTATTGTATTAAGTAAAGTTAGTAAGTAG
- a CDS encoding thiazole synthase — protein MSYTLADVSLTSRFFLGTATYPSPKVLNDAIIASEAQVVTVGLKRQLSPHQNTLTKSTTDGVENTFFQMLKESGARLLPNTAGCKTAREAITLAHMAREIFDTHWIKLEVIGDDYTLQPDPTELLVATRELIKEGFEVFPYCTDDLVTCQRLLDAGCRILMPWGAPIGSGQGLVNPFALRVLRARLPEAFLVVDAGIGSPKDAVMAMQLGFDAVLLNSAVAQSHNPVKMATAFKLAIQSGRLAYEAGIMDQQDMAVPSTQVTGRPFLL, from the coding sequence ATGTCTTATACCTTAGCCGATGTTTCATTAACTAGCCGATTTTTTTTAGGAACAGCCACTTACCCTTCACCCAAAGTATTAAATGATGCCATTATTGCCTCAGAGGCACAGGTGGTTACTGTAGGACTAAAACGCCAGTTATCCCCCCATCAAAATACCTTAACCAAAAGCACTACCGATGGAGTGGAAAATACTTTTTTTCAAATGCTCAAAGAAAGCGGTGCCCGTTTATTACCTAATACCGCTGGCTGCAAAACCGCTCGTGAAGCCATCACATTAGCACATATGGCACGAGAAATTTTTGATACTCACTGGATTAAATTAGAGGTTATCGGTGATGACTATACCTTACAACCCGATCCTACTGAATTATTAGTCGCCACACGAGAACTTATTAAAGAGGGGTTTGAAGTCTTCCCCTACTGCACGGATGATCTAGTTACTTGCCAACGTTTATTAGATGCAGGTTGCCGTATTCTTATGCCTTGGGGTGCGCCTATTGGATCAGGACAAGGATTGGTAAATCCTTTTGCATTACGCGTCTTACGAGCAAGATTACCAGAAGCCTTTTTAGTGGTAGATGCTGGTATTGGTTCACCCAAAGATGCTGTTATGGCAATGCAACTTGGATTTGATGCGGTACTACTAAATTCAGCCGTAGCACAATCACATAATCCTGTAAAAATGGCTACTGCTTTTAAATTAGCCATTCAATCAGGGCGGTTAGCCTATGAAGCCGGCATTATGGATCAGCAAGATATGGCTGTTCCTAGTACACAAGTCACTGGCAGACCTTTTTTACTCTAA
- the thiS gene encoding sulfur carrier protein ThiS codes for MIITVYINGQAKEITDQTSLATFIQQLQIASGEEDDPKSIATAVNEEFIPRTAREQYYLKEGDHIMTFSPITGG; via the coding sequence ATGATAATCACTGTATATATTAATGGGCAAGCCAAAGAGATTACAGATCAAACCTCTTTAGCGACATTTATTCAACAATTACAAATAGCATCTGGTGAAGAGGATGACCCTAAAAGTATTGCTACTGCTGTAAATGAAGAATTTATTCCTCGTACAGCACGAGAGCAGTATTATTTAAAAGAAGGGGATCATATTATGACGTTTTCACCCATTACTGGTGGTTAA
- a CDS encoding FAD-dependent oxidoreductase → MKIGIAGAGLAGRLCAFLLSKQGHEITVFDPASGPSDPVASGFAAAGMLSHVAELEKGDNNIYNLGVRSLELWKHIVPQLVEPVELHYNGSLMLAHRGDEGAANRLISLLSHKAPADQQPQKISLEQLKIEEPSISGVAHAWALPNEGHIHTRQAMHALYASSANTHWHWQTPVNKLSPQTIFTQEGEHHFDWVFDTRGLGAREVKFPNAHTLSCQNVRGVRGEVLWLQAPTLSLSRPIRLLHPRYCVYLVPRKPDILFIGASEIESEDRSPISVRTTVELLTAAHSVLPEIAEARIIHTETNLRPALIDNFPRIETEQGLSRINGLFRHGWLIAPAIVENALQAMLGEQYSAMS, encoded by the coding sequence ATGAAAATAGGTATTGCTGGGGCTGGACTTGCAGGTCGTTTATGTGCATTTTTATTATCCAAGCAAGGGCATGAAATAACGGTTTTTGACCCTGCAAGTGGGCCATCAGATCCAGTCGCTTCAGGATTTGCAGCAGCAGGTATGCTCAGCCATGTGGCAGAATTAGAAAAAGGGGATAATAATATCTACAACTTAGGCGTACGCTCCCTTGAACTCTGGAAGCATATTGTCCCTCAACTGGTTGAACCCGTTGAATTACATTATAACGGTAGCCTTATGCTTGCCCACCGTGGCGATGAAGGGGCTGCCAATCGTCTGATTTCTCTTTTATCACATAAAGCACCCGCTGATCAACAGCCACAAAAAATTTCACTTGAACAATTGAAAATTGAAGAACCCTCTATTTCAGGTGTTGCTCATGCATGGGCATTACCCAACGAAGGGCATATTCATACGCGACAAGCAATGCACGCTTTATATGCATCAAGTGCCAATACACATTGGCATTGGCAAACACCCGTCAATAAACTATCCCCACAAACTATTTTTACTCAAGAAGGGGAACATCATTTTGACTGGGTTTTTGATACGCGTGGTTTAGGTGCTCGTGAAGTTAAATTCCCTAATGCACATACCCTTTCTTGCCAAAATGTCCGTGGAGTACGTGGTGAAGTGCTATGGTTACAAGCCCCTACTCTGTCACTTAGCAGACCGATTCGTTTACTTCACCCTCGTTATTGTGTGTATCTCGTTCCTCGCAAACCCGATATTTTATTTATTGGGGCAAGTGAGATTGAAAGTGAAGATCGTTCCCCTATTTCGGTACGAACAACTGTCGAACTATTAACCGCTGCTCATAGCGTATTACCCGAAATTGCAGAAGCTCGGATTATTCATACAGAAACCAATTTACGACCTGCATTAATTGATAATTTCCCTCGTATTGAGACTGAACAAGGATTAAGCCGTATTAATGGTCTTTTCCGTCATGGTTGGTTAATTGCTCCTGCCATTGTAGAAAATGCCTTACAAGCGATGCTAGGAGAGCAATACTCCGCCATGTCCTAA